In Paenibacillus sp. J23TS9, a single genomic region encodes these proteins:
- a CDS encoding YtpI family protein translates to MVSVIRYLLYALLVIACICAALYSSRSRRSKDARERGLYGAVTNIFMGIMLIMLALIFMFIFQGSTVAIIIEAIFLVLGAFNIFAGIRNRGYYSRMKSNNM, encoded by the coding sequence ATGGTTTCTGTCATCCGCTATTTGCTTTATGCGCTGCTGGTCATCGCCTGCATTTGCGCTGCCCTCTACAGCAGCCGTTCCCGGCGCTCGAAGGACGCCCGTGAAAGAGGCCTGTACGGGGCTGTTACGAATATTTTCATGGGAATCATGCTAATCATGCTGGCATTGATTTTCATGTTTATCTTTCAAGGCTCGACGGTTGCCATTATCATTGAAGCTATTTTCCTCGTACTCGGCGCTTTTAATATTTTTGCCGGTATCCGCAACCGCGGCTACTACAGCCGAATGAAATCAAACAACATGTAA
- a CDS encoding DNA polymerase III subunit alpha, whose product MSSFVHLHVHSEYSLLDGAARISDLVRQAAEYGMKALALTDHGVMYGAVPFYKACSAAGIKPIIGCEAYLTAGSRKERGSRKDQPIYHLILLAKDETGYRNLMKLCSIGHLEGYHYKPRIDMDALKAHHEGIICLSACLGGEVPQHLLHGRTDEARRAAIRYRDIFGEDFYLELQDHGLPEQKRVNPQLIQLAEELGISLAVTNDVHYLNREDAAMQDVLICIGTGKTVEDEERLQIPTDQLYFKSGEEMNRLFPHVKQAIENTSAIADKCNLELEFGRSILPEYRPLPEEVDSAQYLRSLCQEGLAKRYENTELWTAPGGQEELNKRLDYELSVIGSMGFNDYFLIVWDFIAYAHSQGIATGPGRGSSAGSLVAYVLEITNVDPIKYHLLFERFLNPERVTMPDIDIDFSDERRDEVIRYVARKYGHEHVAQIITFGTLAARAAVRDVGRALNVPYGDVDKAAKLIPGSHGINIRKALELSEELQKNYQQNGKIRELLDMAMKVEGMPRHASTHAAGVVISRDPLTDAVPLQEGSEHTALTQYSMENLESIGLLKMDFLGLRTLSIIERCMNWISEMTGEMPDFQSIPDDDKLTYDMLESGETTGIFQLESAGVRRVLKDLKPSAFEDIISVVALYRPGPMEFIPKYIQAKHGQIDVEYPHEDLKPLLVDTYGIIVYQEQIMKIASLMAGFSLGESDLLRRAVSKKKREVLDQERSHFVAGSLKQGYSEEEANRVYDMIVRFADYGFPRAHAAAYGVLAFQTAYLKTHYPVQFMASMLTAVMGSHRKVAEYVLECRRMDIHVLPPDVNESGVLFTPVAVAESVEATRGAGPGHIRFGLGAVKNVGTQAVENMMLVREEKPFESLLDFCRRIDLRVCNKRVIESLIQAGAFDSLPGHRAQLLAMLDETVEAAVKWRKEREDLQIQLFDFVETPNWDIEYPDIPAFSAGQQLELERELLGLYLSGHPLDDYDEALTIPGVDRLMDLAEAEDESYTVVAGMVVSVKTITTKQGKAMAFMEVEDQIERCEVVLFPEVWKRSSQYIEKGALLALRAKVQQQDEGFKLLAEDMLRLDPAALEQLVKRTRSKPAAGRSYTKQAVQKTERKPASVTAATEVNQASPGSGAGETSAAGAASTPRRNKPAEQRVFVKITPQAERSPDLLTRLKVLLQEHPGPVQTVLFYEENQKLLALSDSYRIKPSPQLFERMEGILGKDTVRIK is encoded by the coding sequence ATGAGTTCATTTGTGCATCTACATGTGCATAGCGAATACAGCCTCCTGGATGGAGCGGCACGGATCTCGGACCTTGTCCGCCAAGCCGCCGAATACGGGATGAAGGCGCTGGCACTTACGGACCACGGGGTCATGTACGGTGCCGTGCCTTTTTATAAAGCTTGCTCCGCCGCCGGCATCAAGCCGATTATCGGCTGCGAGGCATATCTGACTGCCGGCTCGCGCAAAGAGCGCGGAAGCCGCAAGGATCAGCCGATTTACCATCTGATCCTCCTGGCCAAAGATGAGACCGGCTACCGTAATCTGATGAAGTTATGCTCCATAGGACACTTGGAGGGTTATCATTATAAACCGCGGATCGACATGGATGCTCTGAAGGCACATCATGAAGGGATTATATGCCTTAGCGCCTGTCTGGGCGGTGAAGTGCCGCAGCATCTCCTGCACGGCAGAACAGATGAAGCGCGCAGGGCAGCCATCCGTTACCGCGATATTTTTGGGGAAGACTTTTACCTTGAACTTCAGGATCATGGCCTGCCTGAACAAAAACGTGTCAATCCGCAGCTGATTCAGCTGGCCGAAGAGCTGGGGATTTCGCTCGCGGTCACCAATGATGTGCATTACCTGAATCGTGAGGATGCCGCCATGCAGGATGTGCTGATCTGTATCGGGACAGGCAAGACGGTTGAAGACGAGGAAAGACTGCAGATTCCGACCGACCAGCTGTACTTTAAGAGCGGGGAAGAGATGAACCGCCTGTTTCCGCACGTGAAGCAGGCAATAGAAAATACGTCTGCAATCGCGGATAAGTGTAATCTGGAGCTGGAATTCGGCAGATCTATTCTTCCGGAATACCGTCCGCTGCCTGAAGAAGTGGATTCCGCGCAGTATTTGCGTTCTCTCTGCCAGGAAGGCCTTGCTAAGCGCTATGAAAATACAGAGCTGTGGACAGCGCCCGGTGGACAGGAAGAGCTGAACAAGCGCCTGGATTATGAGCTCAGCGTCATTGGAAGCATGGGCTTCAACGATTATTTCCTCATCGTTTGGGATTTCATTGCTTACGCCCACAGCCAAGGTATCGCTACAGGACCCGGAAGGGGCTCATCGGCGGGCAGCTTGGTGGCATACGTACTTGAGATTACGAATGTGGATCCGATCAAATATCATCTTCTTTTCGAAAGATTCTTGAATCCGGAGCGGGTGACGATGCCGGATATCGATATCGATTTCAGTGATGAGCGGCGGGATGAAGTTATCCGATACGTCGCCCGTAAATATGGACATGAGCATGTGGCACAGATCATTACATTTGGTACGCTGGCTGCGAGAGCAGCGGTCCGTGATGTGGGACGAGCCTTGAATGTGCCTTACGGGGATGTGGATAAGGCTGCCAAGCTGATTCCGGGTTCCCATGGAATCAATATTAGGAAGGCGCTTGAGCTGAGTGAAGAGCTGCAAAAAAATTATCAACAGAACGGGAAAATCCGCGAATTATTAGATATGGCGATGAAAGTGGAGGGCATGCCGCGTCATGCTTCGACACATGCCGCGGGCGTTGTCATTTCACGCGATCCGCTGACGGATGCGGTGCCGCTGCAGGAAGGCAGCGAGCACACCGCCTTGACTCAGTACTCGATGGAAAATCTGGAAAGTATCGGCCTGCTTAAGATGGACTTTCTTGGACTTAGAACCTTGTCTATCATAGAGCGCTGCATGAACTGGATTAGCGAAATGACAGGGGAGATGCCGGATTTTCAAAGCATCCCCGATGATGACAAGCTGACCTATGACATGCTGGAAAGCGGGGAGACCACGGGGATATTCCAGCTGGAATCCGCGGGCGTGCGGAGGGTTCTGAAGGATCTGAAGCCTTCTGCTTTCGAAGATATTATTTCGGTTGTGGCGCTATATCGTCCGGGTCCGATGGAATTCATCCCCAAATATATTCAGGCCAAGCATGGCCAGATTGATGTGGAGTATCCCCATGAGGACCTGAAACCACTTCTTGTGGATACCTACGGGATTATTGTTTACCAGGAACAAATTATGAAAATTGCCTCCCTGATGGCAGGCTTCTCTCTTGGGGAATCGGATCTGCTTCGCCGCGCCGTATCGAAGAAAAAACGCGAGGTGCTGGATCAGGAGCGGAGCCACTTCGTCGCAGGCAGTCTGAAGCAGGGATACAGTGAGGAAGAAGCAAACCGGGTCTATGACATGATCGTCCGCTTTGCCGATTATGGCTTTCCGCGGGCACATGCTGCGGCTTATGGTGTGCTTGCTTTTCAGACGGCGTATCTTAAGACGCATTATCCCGTGCAATTTATGGCATCTATGCTGACTGCCGTGATGGGGAGCCACCGCAAGGTCGCTGAATACGTGCTGGAGTGCCGTCGGATGGACATTCATGTTCTGCCGCCGGATGTCAATGAGAGCGGCGTGCTGTTTACCCCCGTTGCTGTGGCAGAATCGGTGGAGGCAACACGGGGGGCGGGACCAGGACATATCCGGTTTGGACTTGGCGCTGTCAAGAATGTAGGCACGCAAGCGGTCGAGAACATGATGCTGGTCAGGGAGGAGAAGCCCTTCGAAAGTCTGCTTGACTTCTGCCGCCGGATTGATTTGAGAGTCTGCAACAAGCGGGTGATCGAGTCGTTGATTCAGGCGGGGGCCTTTGATTCGCTCCCGGGTCACCGGGCGCAGCTGCTGGCGATGCTTGATGAGACGGTCGAAGCTGCTGTGAAGTGGCGCAAGGAACGCGAAGATTTGCAGATTCAGCTGTTTGATTTTGTCGAAACCCCGAACTGGGATATTGAATATCCGGATATCCCTGCTTTTTCTGCCGGGCAGCAGCTGGAGCTTGAACGGGAACTGCTTGGACTCTATCTGTCAGGACATCCGCTTGATGATTATGACGAAGCTCTCACTATTCCTGGGGTTGACCGGTTGATGGATCTTGCCGAGGCCGAAGATGAATCGTATACGGTTGTGGCAGGTATGGTTGTATCCGTCAAGACGATTACGACAAAGCAGGGAAAAGCCATGGCTTTCATGGAAGTAGAGGATCAGATTGAGCGCTGTGAGGTCGTGCTTTTTCCAGAGGTGTGGAAGCGAAGCTCACAGTATATTGAGAAAGGAGCACTGCTCGCGCTTCGCGCTAAGGTGCAGCAGCAGGATGAAGGCTTCAAGCTCCTTGCGGAGGACATGCTGAGGCTGGATCCTGCGGCGCTTGAGCAGCTGGTGAAGCGCACCCGGAGCAAGCCGGCAGCCGGCAGAAGCTACACCAAGCAAGCTGTGCAAAAGACAGAGCGAAAGCCTGCATCCGTTACCGCAGCCACGGAGGTAAATCAGGCTTCTCCGGGTTCGGGTGCGGGCGAGACGAGTGCTGCTGGAGCTGCATCGACTCCAAGACGGAATAAGCCTGCTGAGCAGCGTGTGTTTGTCAAGATCACACCGCAGGCTGAACGCAGTCCGGATTTACTAACCCGTCTGAAGGTACTTCTTCAGGAGCATCCGGGTCCGGTACAGACTGTGTTGTTCTATGAGGAGAACCAGAAGCTGCTCGCGCTGAGCGACAGCTACCGGATCAAGCCCTCCCCGCAGTTGTTTGAAAGGATGGAAGGGATTCTCGGTAAAGATACCGTAAGAATCAAGTGA
- the accD gene encoding acetyl-CoA carboxylase, carboxyltransferase subunit beta → MFKDLFQKKRKYATIPSDRAGRGSEPGESERPKREIPEGLMNKCGKCGTIQYSKELEKNLKVCPNCGYHMRLNAVERIHMVLDEEGFEEFDSGMVSVDPLQFPGYGTKLEQQKMKSGLREAVITGQGTIDGLPVVVAVMSFDFFTGSMGSVVGEKITRAIEVATEKDLPLIIFSTSGGARMQESILSLMQMAKTSAALSRLNEKGGLYISVITDPTTGGVSASFATLGDINIAEPGAVFGFAGRIVIEQTIRQKLPDDFQTAEFNLAHGQLDLVVHRKELRQMLYKLLDMHSVKGGY, encoded by the coding sequence GTGTTTAAAGACTTGTTTCAGAAAAAAAGAAAGTACGCGACCATTCCTTCAGATCGTGCAGGAAGAGGCAGCGAGCCTGGTGAAAGCGAGAGACCTAAACGGGAAATTCCTGAAGGGCTCATGAATAAATGCGGCAAATGCGGTACCATTCAGTACAGCAAAGAGCTGGAGAAAAATCTGAAGGTCTGCCCGAACTGCGGATATCATATGCGTCTGAACGCTGTGGAACGTATTCATATGGTTCTGGATGAAGAAGGCTTTGAGGAATTTGACAGCGGTATGGTGTCTGTGGATCCGCTGCAGTTTCCGGGATACGGAACGAAGCTGGAACAGCAGAAAATGAAGTCGGGTCTGCGCGAGGCTGTAATTACCGGACAGGGAACGATTGATGGATTACCTGTGGTAGTAGCCGTGATGAGCTTTGATTTCTTTACAGGCAGTATGGGTTCGGTTGTAGGCGAAAAAATTACGCGCGCCATTGAAGTGGCAACAGAAAAGGACCTTCCGCTCATTATTTTCTCCACATCAGGAGGAGCACGTATGCAGGAAAGTATCCTCAGTCTGATGCAGATGGCGAAAACAAGCGCTGCCCTGTCACGGTTAAACGAAAAGGGCGGTCTATATATTTCTGTGATTACGGATCCTACGACTGGCGGTGTTTCTGCCAGTTTTGCCACGCTCGGTGATATTAATATTGCGGAGCCTGGAGCCGTATTCGGATTTGCCGGCAGAATTGTTATTGAACAAACCATCCGTCAGAAGCTGCCTGATGATTTTCAAACTGCAGAGTTTAACCTGGCCCACGGCCAGTTGGACCTGGTGGTCCATCGCAAGGAGCTGCGTCAAATGTTGTACAAGCTCCTCGATATGCACAGCGTGAAAGGGGGATATTAA
- a CDS encoding YtrH family sporulation protein, producing MSAFLSKAILDFFIAFGIVIGGAMVGGVGAVISLQPPTQTMLDVADRIKIWALAAAVGGTIDPMRVIESNFLGGNMSPAIKQILFLVSAFLGAHMGSELVKWVCGGKE from the coding sequence ATGAGTGCATTTTTATCCAAAGCGATTCTGGATTTCTTCATTGCCTTCGGGATTGTCATCGGGGGAGCGATGGTCGGTGGCGTAGGTGCTGTCATTTCCCTGCAGCCGCCAACCCAGACTATGCTTGATGTCGCAGACCGGATCAAAATTTGGGCCCTGGCTGCAGCTGTTGGCGGCACAATCGATCCGATGCGGGTCATAGAGAGTAATTTTTTGGGAGGAAATATGTCTCCGGCGATCAAGCAGATTTTATTTCTGGTATCTGCCTTTCTCGGAGCACATATGGGCAGTGAGCTCGTAAAGTGGGTTTGCGGCGGTAAGGAGTAG
- a CDS encoding YheC/YheD family protein: MSKKMLPVQMFTPGAFRENAIVLGEKLVKKWKIPTDRPLQLAFGSFRQEITVIAAAKTSGLRISEPLAHRMGLFSRPVLRATYNSSSRTLRLGPLISVLISRDNPDQPDKPFGSISMFCRELVNACRKQGAYVYFFTPDHIQEGSNSIHGWVYDDGWRQTAMPIADVINNRLTTRKMENKPSVQYFMKEVKSRYGAHVFNERFLDKNEVFDTLKADSSLAKFMPESHLLSGLAILKKMCSQYPVVFLKPIRGSLGKGIIRISRQPDGTYQTLATSTGGARRQVYPSITKLFASISGKMKTTRFQIQQGLTLIDHGKRPIDFRALVQKNGLGNWNVTSIVARIAGGNHFVSNLARGGTLSTVKDAVSKCMLPSEVKNTAYVKLHRASLDIARGIDNLIPAHFGELGIDLAMDSSGKIWMLEVNSKPSKNDNTPLNEQKIRPSVKRLLEYCCYLSGF; the protein is encoded by the coding sequence ATGTCCAAAAAAATGCTACCGGTCCAAATGTTCACTCCGGGCGCTTTTAGGGAAAACGCCATTGTTCTCGGAGAGAAGCTGGTCAAAAAGTGGAAGATTCCTACCGACCGTCCTCTGCAGTTGGCATTTGGTTCCTTCAGACAAGAGATCACCGTTATCGCCGCAGCCAAAACCAGCGGACTGCGTATCAGTGAGCCTCTGGCCCACCGAATGGGGCTTTTTTCTCGTCCGGTACTGAGGGCGACTTACAATTCCTCAAGCCGTACACTCAGGCTCGGACCTCTGATCAGCGTGCTTATCAGCAGAGACAATCCAGATCAGCCCGATAAACCGTTCGGCTCCATATCCATGTTTTGCCGGGAGCTTGTTAACGCCTGCCGGAAGCAGGGTGCATATGTATACTTCTTTACACCGGATCACATCCAGGAAGGGTCAAACAGTATACATGGCTGGGTATATGACGACGGATGGCGCCAAACGGCAATGCCCATCGCGGATGTCATCAACAACCGTCTCACAACACGCAAAATGGAGAATAAACCTAGCGTACAGTATTTTATGAAAGAAGTAAAATCCCGCTATGGCGCTCATGTTTTTAATGAAAGGTTTCTGGACAAAAATGAGGTTTTTGACACACTTAAAGCCGATTCCTCCCTTGCCAAATTCATGCCTGAATCCCATTTACTGAGCGGCCTTGCCATCCTTAAAAAAATGTGCTCGCAATACCCTGTCGTATTTCTAAAGCCGATACGAGGCAGCCTTGGCAAGGGTATCATCCGCATCTCAAGACAGCCTGACGGAACATACCAAACGCTGGCTACATCCACGGGAGGCGCCCGCAGGCAGGTATATCCGAGCATAACCAAGTTGTTTGCAAGCATATCCGGCAAAATGAAAACGACTCGATTTCAGATTCAGCAGGGACTTACCCTGATTGATCATGGCAAACGGCCGATCGATTTCCGGGCGCTCGTACAGAAAAACGGGCTGGGTAACTGGAATGTGACCTCCATCGTGGCAAGAATTGCCGGAGGAAACCATTTTGTTTCCAACTTGGCCCGGGGTGGCACGCTCAGTACCGTCAAGGATGCGGTGAGCAAATGCATGCTGCCTTCAGAGGTCAAAAATACCGCTTATGTAAAGCTGCACCGCGCATCGCTGGATATTGCGAGAGGGATTGATAATTTGATCCCCGCGCATTTCGGAGAACTGGGCATCGATTTGGCAATGGATAGCTCCGGTAAAATTTGGATGCTTGAGGTGAATTCCAAGCCTTCCAAAAATGATAACACACCGCTTAACGAGCAAAAAATCAGACCCTCGGTCAAAAGGCTGCTGGAATACTGCTGCTATTTGTCCGGCTTTTAA
- a CDS encoding phosphatidylglycerophosphatase A, with translation MSYEAVVAMMNHRGVKVEDIADIVYQLQLVYHPLLTMQDCTDSVKAVLGKREVQYTLFTGMALDELAERRLLPQPLQAIMEADEPLYGVDETLALGITNVYGMIGLTSFGYLDKEKTGIIAELNDKKNEIHVFLDDLVAGLAAAASARIAHRYKGAKSYPLGSELSGS, from the coding sequence ATGTCGTATGAAGCAGTGGTGGCCATGATGAACCACCGGGGAGTCAAGGTAGAAGATATTGCTGATATTGTATATCAGCTCCAGCTGGTGTATCATCCGCTTTTGACCATGCAGGACTGTACTGACAGCGTCAAAGCGGTTCTTGGCAAGCGGGAAGTGCAGTACACATTGTTTACGGGAATGGCGCTTGATGAGCTCGCAGAGCGCAGGCTTTTGCCGCAACCGCTGCAGGCGATCATGGAAGCGGATGAGCCTTTATATGGCGTGGACGAGACACTGGCACTTGGCATTACCAATGTTTATGGTATGATCGGATTAACGAGTTTTGGTTACCTCGATAAGGAAAAAACCGGAATTATCGCGGAGCTTAATGATAAAAAAAATGAAATACATGTTTTTCTGGATGATCTAGTGGCAGGACTTGCGGCGGCGGCTTCAGCCCGTATAGCGCACCGGTATAAGGGCGCGAAATCGTACCCGCTCGGCTCTGAGCTTTCCGGATCCTGA
- a CDS encoding YlbF family regulator has protein sequence MNIYDKANELAKALKECQEVQDITSAMSLIEKDQESKIMLDDFRNRQMEIQQRMMSGDMPSQEEMEKMEKLFDVLSLNLNIRRLFDAERRLSTIIEDINKMISDSLQGLYGGQSL, from the coding sequence ATGAATATTTACGACAAAGCGAATGAATTGGCAAAAGCCCTTAAAGAGTGCCAGGAGGTTCAGGATATTACTTCGGCGATGAGCCTGATTGAAAAGGATCAAGAGAGCAAAATCATGCTCGACGATTTCCGCAACCGCCAAATGGAAATTCAGCAGCGGATGATGTCTGGTGATATGCCTTCCCAGGAAGAGATGGAAAAGATGGAGAAGCTCTTTGACGTGCTCAGCCTGAACCTGAATATCCGCCGTCTGTTTGATGCCGAACGCCGCCTCAGCACAATCATTGAGGATATTAATAAAATGATCTCCGACAGCCTTCAAGGTCTGTATGGAGGACAAAGCCTGTAA
- a CDS encoding DRTGG domain-containing protein, which yields MEGRDDAITKHEQLLLHIEGLKVGSKISVRKLAREMSVSEGTAYRALKDAENLGIVITKERIGTVRVEKKPRNISEQLTFADVVDIVEGHVLGGADGLHKNLHKYVIGAMKVDAMVRYIDAGSLLIVGNRDNAHTLALEQGAGVLITGGFGTSKEVKMLADQLNLPIFSSRHDTFTVASLINRAIFDRLIKKKIMIVEDIVGSKPKIHALKLSSTVGESMALSEQKGDPRLPVVDEWNRVLGIVNRSDMRNLPEEQSIEKVLIRNPVTATLQTSLASAAQLMMWEGIDFLPIVDRNRKLVATVSRKEVLQAMRDARKQPQLGETFDHLIWNGFADERDEEGRLFFHGFITPQMATDLGTISEGILTTVMTQAALRAAKDLTGNDFVLDNMSTYFVRPVQIEDPVAVLPRLLEASRRTCKLEIEMTHMDSLVAKAVLTLQSIEHG from the coding sequence TTGGAAGGCCGCGATGATGCGATTACAAAGCATGAACAGCTTTTGCTTCATATCGAAGGACTGAAAGTGGGGAGTAAGATCTCCGTCCGCAAGCTGGCCAGAGAAATGTCAGTCAGTGAAGGTACGGCCTACCGCGCGCTCAAAGATGCGGAGAATCTGGGAATTGTTATTACCAAGGAGCGTATTGGAACCGTCCGGGTGGAGAAAAAACCGCGTAATATTTCCGAACAGCTTACTTTTGCCGATGTGGTTGACATCGTTGAAGGACATGTGCTTGGAGGTGCGGACGGGCTGCATAAAAATTTGCATAAATATGTGATTGGAGCGATGAAGGTGGACGCCATGGTTCGGTATATTGATGCCGGCAGCCTGCTCATTGTCGGTAACCGTGACAATGCGCATACGCTGGCTCTTGAGCAGGGGGCGGGCGTGCTGATTACCGGCGGTTTCGGAACCAGTAAAGAGGTTAAAATGCTGGCAGACCAGCTGAACCTGCCGATCTTCTCTTCGCGTCATGATACCTTCACCGTTGCGTCGCTGATCAACCGGGCAATCTTTGACCGGCTCATTAAGAAAAAGATTATGATTGTGGAAGACATCGTGGGCAGCAAGCCTAAGATTCACGCCCTGAAGCTATCCAGTACCGTGGGAGAGAGCATGGCGCTGTCCGAACAGAAAGGTGATCCGCGGCTGCCGGTCGTTGATGAGTGGAACCGTGTGCTGGGAATCGTAAACCGCAGTGATATGAGAAATCTGCCGGAAGAGCAGAGCATTGAGAAGGTGCTGATCCGTAACCCGGTTACAGCCACACTCCAGACATCACTGGCTTCAGCCGCGCAGCTGATGATGTGGGAGGGCATTGATTTCCTGCCGATCGTGGACCGCAACCGCAAGCTGGTGGCAACCGTTTCCCGCAAGGAAGTGCTGCAGGCGATGAGAGATGCCCGCAAACAGCCTCAGCTTGGAGAAACATTTGATCACCTCATTTGGAATGGTTTTGCGGATGAACGGGATGAGGAGGGACGCCTCTTTTTCCATGGCTTCATTACGCCGCAGATGGCGACGGATCTGGGGACCATTTCCGAAGGGATTCTGACGACAGTGATGACACAGGCTGCGCTGCGCGCGGCCAAGGATTTGACCGGCAATGATTTCGTGCTGGACAATATGTCAACCTACTTTGTACGTCCCGTCCAGATTGAAGATCCAGTCGCCGTCCTTCCTCGGCTTCTGGAGGCAAGCCGCAGGACATGCAAGCTTGAAATTGAGATGACGCATATGGACAGCCTGGTCGCGAAGGCCGTGCTTACGCTGCAATCGATAGAACACGGTTAA
- a CDS encoding acetyl-CoA carboxylase carboxyltransferase subunit alpha, with protein sequence MAGELPFEKPLVEMRQKINELKQFGQDKGIDFTDEISRLEERYAELETEIYSNISPHQKMHVARHQQRPTSLDLIQLIFNDFIELHGDRLFGDDLAVIGGLAKLNGIPVTVIGQQRGKDTKDNIARFFGSAHPEGFRKALRLMQQADKFKRPIITFVDTKGAYPGNTAEERGQSEAIARNLREMSALGVPVICVIIGEGGSGGALAMAVGNRVLMLEHAIYSAISPNGAASILWKDASKADQAAEAMKITAKDLLGFEVVEEIIPEPVGGAHRDYEWTASSIKEVLIRHLQELSLMDSAALKEDRYQKFRKIGKFAFEQSSAVGVIE encoded by the coding sequence GTGGCAGGAGAATTGCCTTTTGAAAAACCCCTTGTTGAAATGCGTCAAAAGATTAATGAGCTGAAGCAGTTCGGACAGGACAAGGGTATTGACTTCACTGATGAAATTTCCAGATTGGAAGAACGTTATGCCGAACTGGAAACCGAGATTTATTCCAATATTTCTCCCCACCAGAAAATGCATGTGGCGAGACATCAGCAGCGCCCTACCTCACTCGATCTGATTCAGTTGATCTTCAATGATTTTATTGAATTGCACGGTGACCGCCTGTTTGGTGATGATCTCGCCGTGATTGGCGGACTCGCTAAGCTGAATGGGATACCGGTTACGGTTATCGGTCAGCAGCGCGGTAAGGATACAAAGGATAATATTGCCCGTTTCTTCGGCAGTGCACATCCGGAAGGCTTCCGTAAAGCGCTGCGTTTGATGCAACAGGCGGACAAGTTTAAACGCCCGATTATTACTTTTGTCGATACAAAAGGAGCATATCCGGGTAATACAGCAGAAGAGAGGGGACAATCTGAAGCCATCGCCCGGAATTTACGGGAAATGTCGGCTCTTGGAGTTCCTGTTATTTGTGTGATCATCGGCGAAGGTGGAAGCGGCGGTGCTCTTGCGATGGCTGTAGGCAACCGTGTACTGATGCTGGAGCATGCCATTTATTCGGCCATTTCGCCAAACGGAGCGGCATCCATCCTCTGGAAGGATGCGTCCAAAGCGGATCAGGCAGCTGAAGCGATGAAGATTACCGCAAAGGATCTGCTTGGTTTTGAAGTCGTTGAAGAAATCATTCCGGAGCCGGTTGGCGGCGCTCACAGGGATTATGAATGGACTGCATCCTCGATCAAAGAGGTCCTGATCCGGCATCTGCAGGAGCTTTCCCTCATGGATAGCGCGGCTTTAAAAGAAGACAGATATCAGAAATTCCGCAAAATCGGAAAGTTCGCGTTTGAGCAATCTTCTGCTGTTGGAGTGATAGAATAA